Below is a window of Gemmatimonadaceae bacterium DNA.
CGAGCGCGGACTCTCCGCGCGCCTCCACCCGCTCGACCACGTTGGCGCCGGGGCTCGCAGCGCGCGCCGTCAACTCGATGCGCCGGCGCAGGCGCGGGTGTCCGGCGGGGTCGTCGAGGAACACCGCGGACAGCGGCGGCCCGGGGCTCTCCCAGGC
It encodes the following:
- a CDS encoding SIS domain-containing protein, translated to AWESPGPPLSAVFLDDPAGHPRLRRRIELTARAASPGANVVERVEARGESALERVMSLVFLGDLVSVYLAALDGTDPTPIDVLDRFKASLG